In Deferribacteraceae bacterium V6Fe1, one genomic interval encodes:
- a CDS encoding LysR family transcriptional regulator translates to MVNKSKSYKILGRLWIKGEKGTFLGHGRIILLEKIDEYGSISEAARALDMSYKHAWDLIKFMNNEAKLPVVETTKGGKGGGGAKITDYGKKCITYYWELQKRFEDFLKKETEIFNE, encoded by the coding sequence ATGGTTAATAAATCAAAATCGTATAAAATTCTTGGCAGGCTGTGGATTAAAGGGGAAAAGGGGACTTTTTTAGGCCATGGAAGGATTATTTTGTTGGAAAAGATTGATGAGTATGGTTCCATTTCCGAAGCAGCGAGGGCACTTGATATGTCTTACAAGCATGCATGGGATTTGATAAAATTTATGAATAATGAAGCAAAATTGCCTGTCGTAGAGACAACAAAGGGTGGGAAAGGGGGCGGCGGCGCCAAGATTACCGATTATGGTAAAAAGTGTATAACTTATTATTGGGAATTGCAAAAAAGGTTTGAAGATTTTTTGAAGAAAGAAACGGAGATATTTAACGAATAA